In Bombus huntii isolate Logan2020A chromosome 3, iyBomHunt1.1, whole genome shotgun sequence, a single genomic region encodes these proteins:
- the LOC126863954 gene encoding phosphatidylinositol 4,5-bisphosphate 3-kinase catalytic subunit delta isoform — translation MVHIPSAYTYNFWAISPTEVVELTCLMPNGVVIPLETNRNITLAEIKEDLWDEASKYPLHGTLKDAPSYVFSCINSNAEAEELRDETRRLCDIKPFCSVLKVIEREGVKSDRNLDSQIGLLIGKGLHEFTALKNSEVNDFRWKMRVLGDEVAMARQKKSWMEKVRYQFPTRLAPTATIPKNIECRLKDGNIVLVTKFENTETAFTFQIPHTTTPYQLLVSILNKRANTLMSKGHPNDFTLKVCGQEEYLIGDYPLIQFSYIQDCLAKDITPTLVTLNRDSVSVDQESTAENVEVDTLQRTRPSFSTLTLRKKGKHISAWKIEEPFVFTVNGISRLNCDAAHRTVEIGLQAGLFHGGKSLCESQKTKETIVSSDGSCEWEEPLRFDIKVRDIPRMARLCFVLYEISKTAKGLKSRRLVKDTKQEFFINPLCWANTTIYDFKSQLKTGAMTLYTWTYAEDMQNDDLLHPLGTVVSNPHIDRAAALMLTFPNYGKDKSVLYPTPEKMVEYARKLRESSAERSIQEEPDQESDVGKLQQLEQLRLLADRDPLHELHEQERKIMWTLRHHCLLEIPTLLARLLHCVEWNDHREVAEATALVQQWPKLPVEKALELLDYAYADQNVRSFAVRCLMDVSDEDLSLYLLQLVQALKHENYLSCELTEFLLRRALNNRSIGHFLFWHLRSEMQVGAVSVRFGLILEAYCRGSQQHMRSLFKQMECLGKLKCASEQIKQRKDRKATLQGFQEFIQEPHCQDALSNVLNPLDPSFRWKRIKIEKCRVMDSKMRPLWLVFENADPFGDDIYLILKHGDDLRQDMLTLQMLRIMDKLWKKEGLDLRMNPYGCISTENRVGMIEVVLNAETIANIQKEKGTFSATAAFRRGSLLAWLKDHNHTETALNRAIEEFTLSCAGYCVATYVLGIADRHSDNIMVKKTGQLFHVDFGHILGHFKEKFGFRRERVPFVLTNDFVHVINKGQTKKGQAVEFQRFQSHCEQAFLVLRQHGGLILSLFAMMISTGLPELSSEKDLNYLRDTLVLEMSESEAQKHFRSKFDEALCNSWKTSLNWASHNMSKNNKTT, via the exons ATGGTACATATACCGAGTGCGTATACTTACAACTTTTGGGCAATATCACCCACGGAAGTTGTTGAACTAACTTGTTTAATGCCAAATGGGGTCGTTATACCCTTAGAGACTAATCGCAATATCACTTTGGCCGAAATTAAAGAG gACCTCTGGGATGAAGCCAGCAAATATCCTCTTCATGGTACATTAAAAGATGCTCCGTCCTATGTATTTTCATGTATCAACTCTAATGCAGAAGCAGAAGAACTACGAGATGAAACAAGACGTTTATGTGATATAAAACCATTTTGTTCTGTGCTTAAAGTTATAGAGCGTGAAGGTGTTAAAAGCGATAGAAATTTAGATTCCCAAATTGGTCTTCTCATTGGAAAAGGATTACACGAGTTTACAGCCTTAAAGAATTCAGAAGTGAATGACTTCAGATGGAAAATGAGAGTTTTAGGAGATGAAGTTGCAATGGCAAGACAAAAGAAGTCTTGGATGGAAAAAGTACGTTACCAGTTTCCTACCCGATTAGCACCAACTGCCACAATACCAAAAAATATCGAATGTCGATTAAAAGATGGGAATATCGTTCTTGTCACTAAATTTGAGAATACAGAG ACGGCCTTTACATTTCAAATACCACACACTACGACGCCATATCAGTTATTGgtatctattttaaataaacgaGCAAACACTTTAATGTCAAAAGGACATCCAAACGATTTTACTCTAAAGGTTTGCGGACAGGAAGAGTATTTAATTGGAGATTATCCTTTAATACAGTTTAGTTATATTCAAGATTGTTTAGCGAAAGATATTACTCCTACATTGGTTACTCTAAATAGAGATAGCGTCTCTGTTGATCAAGAAAGTACTGCAGAGAACGTAGAAGTAGATACCTTACAACGTACAAGGCCTTCCTTTTCTACGTTAACTTTACGTAAGAAGGGTAAACATATATCTGCTTGGAAAATAGAGGAACCGTTTGTTTTTACTGTGAATGGTATATCACGATTAAACTGCGATGCAGCCCATCGTACCGTTGAG ATTGGCCTTCAAGCTGGTCTTTTTCATGGTGGAAAATCTCTGTGTGAAAGCCAGAAGACTAAAGAAACTATTGTCAGTTCCGACGGAAGTTGCGAATGGGAAGAACCGTTGAGGTTTGATATAAAAGTGCGGGATATACCGCGAATGGCTAGGCTGTGTTTTGTTCTATATGAAATTAGTAAGACTGCGAAAGGACTGAAAAGTCGTAGACTAGTTAAAGATACCAAACaggaattttttataaatccATTATGCTGGGCGAATACAACCATATATGATTTTAAATCTCAATTAAAAACGGGAGCAATGACACTCTATACGTGGACGTATGCCGAGGACATGCAAAACGACGATCTTCTGCACCCCCTCGGAACGGTAGTCTCAAATCCCCATATAGATAGAGCGGCTGCTTTAATGTTAACATTTCCAAA TTATGGGAAAGACAAATCCGTTCTTTATCCAACTCCGGAGAAAATGGTGGAATATGCGAGAAAGTTACGGGAATCATCTGCCGAACGTTCGATCCAAGAAGAACCTGATCAAGAATCTGATGTCGGTAAGCTTCAGCAACTCGAGCAACTTCGATTATTAGCGGATAGAGATCCACTACACGAGCTTCACGAGCAAGAACGAAAGATAATGTGGACATTAAGGCATCACTGTCTTCTTGAGATACCCACGCTGTTGGCCAGGTTGTTGCACTGCGTGGAATGGAATGATCATAG GGAAGTAGCTGAAGCTACGGCGCTGGTGCAACAGTGGCCCAAATTACCCGTCGAAAAGGCACTTGAATTATTGGATTATGCTTACGCTGATCAAAATGTTCGAAGTTTTGCTGTGCGTTGTTTAATGGATGTCAGCGACGAAGATTTGAGCCTTTATCTATTGCAGCTGGTACAAGCGTTAAAAcacgaaaattatttatcttgtGAACTGACGGAGTTTCTACTGAGACGTGCTCTTAACAATCGAAGCATTGGTCATTTCTTATTCTGGCATCTTAG ATCGGAGATGCAAGTGGGTGCTGTATCAGTTCGTTTTGGTTTAATATTAGAAGCGTATTGTAGAGGAAGCCAACAGCATATGCGATCGCTGTTTAAACAAATGGAATGTTTGGGCAAATTGAAATGTGCTTCTGAACAAATAAAACAGCGAAAAGATCGGAAAGCCACGTTACAAGGATTTCAAGAATTTATTCAAGAACCTCATTGTCAAGATGCGTTGTCAAACGTTTTAAATCCATTGGATCCAAGTTTTCGATGGAAACGCATTAA AATCGAGAAATGTAGAGTAATGGACAGCAAGATGCGGCCACTTTGGTTAGTTTTTGAAAATGCTGATCCGTTCGGTGATGATATTTACTTGATATTGAAGCATGGAGATGATTTGAGGCAAGATATGCTTACGCTGCAGATGTTGCGAATCATGGATAAGCTGTGGAAAAAAGAAGGTCTGGATTTACGTATGAATCCTTACGGTTGCATATCAACGGAAAATAGAGTTGGCATGATCGAGGTGGTTCTAAATGCAGAAACGATTGCAAATATTCAAAAGGAAAAAGGCACTTTTTCGGCAACTGCTGCTTTTAG GCGAGGATCTTTACTTGCTTGGTTGAAAGACCATAATCACACCGAGACAGCGTTGAATAGAGCTATCGAGGAATTTACTTTAAGCTGCGCGGGTTATTGCGTGGCTACGTATGTTCTCGGAATTGCGGATAGACATTCGGATAATATAATGGTGAAGAAAACCGGTCAATTGTTTCACGTTGATTTTGGTCACATACTTGGACACTTTAAAGAGAAATTTGGATTCAGGCGTGAACGCGTGCCCTTCGTGTTGACCAATGATTTCGTACATGTAATAAATAAGGGTCAGACAAAGAAGGGTCAAGCAGTTGAATTTCAACGATTTCAGAGTCACTGCGAACAAGCTTTTCTCGTTCTACGACAACATGGAGGTCTAATATTATCATTGTTTGCTATGATGATATCAACGGGATTACCTGAATTATCATCGGAAAAAGatcttaattatttaagaGATACTCTG GTACTCGAGATGTCTGAAAGCGAGGCACAAAAACATTTTAGGAGTAAATTTGACGAAGCTCTTTGTAATTCGTGGAAAACTTCGTTAAACTGGGCTTCTCATAATATGTCGAAAAACAATAAAACGACATGA
- the LOC126863962 gene encoding protein Spindly isoform X2 has protein sequence MDWSDSMNEGCNEEYMEDSEILNQSRSYNVLKAEYEKCRQENHDLKRKLRVNEAMLREVHEANEILEHSHDQQISEKKQYILKVDEKHRTLTKEYENTILNLETKLEQQAEEIEKLRQRADQCIKTECEAVIVDQFANLSFETDNISLKKRVDELLSILQEERKKYEYAEESIAELKSRCDHYEHYTRSIKEQLAEKDQTLEEIRAELSLKRTELESLQMDPTCKSRKGNSIFAEVEDRRQNVMNKMNVLREKYMELKRICKSQIMEIKKLRTERVATLRKLDNDADHTFTENEELIKKYKSRISDLENKLKIEIKKNSNSKQLNCSDTSFRYFQSLVDTQKKEMEELRIKVEDLCTKLLMQEETKMNITKQLHYWRYKASSLEVQMYAAQAELRLDLMNDAEHEVSNVLKDLTHKAEHEDSNVLKDLTHKYNTGATIDEKQSTSSQKINSSAHALPLNYSLEIEHTGCLVENPEEYKTHIQLTDKENSNNTSSDIEVKIITPKRSCKFEHNQSTNNDENKPFHAVENTAIKKSKVSPSTTEHEYPVVYISTNFND, from the exons ATGGATTGGTCAG ATTCAATGAATGAAGGGTGCAATGAAGAATATATGGAAGATTCTGAAATACTTAATCAGAGTCGTTCCTATAATGTATTAAAAGCTGAATACGAAAAATGCAGACAAGAAAATCATGATCTAAAACGAAAACTTCGAGTAAACGAAGCAATGCTACGAGAGGTTCATGAAGCAAATGAAATACTTGAACATTCTCATGATCAACAAATTTCCGAGaaaaaacaatatattttaaaagtcGACGAAAA ACATCGCACTCTCACGAAAGAGTATGAAAACACAATTTTGAATCTAGAAACGAAATTAGAGCAACAAGcggaagaaattgaaaaattacgacAACGTGCTGATCAATGTATAAAGACTGAATGCGAAGCTGTTATCGTAGATCAATTCGCAAATCTTTCTTTCGAAACAGACAATATCTCCCTAAAAAAACGCGTTGATGAACTTTTATCGATACtacaagaagaaagaaagaaatatgaatATGCGGAAGAATCGATCGCGGAATTAAAATCTCGATGCGACCATTATGAACATTATACACGA AGTATCAAAGAACAACTAGCGGAGAAAGATCAAACTTTGGAAGAAATTCGCGCAGAGCTTTCTTTGAAACGTACAGAACTGGAATCACTTCAAATGGATCCTACATGTAAATCACGCAAAG GCAATTCAATATTTGCTGAAGTGGAAGATCGTCGGCAGAATGTAATGAATAAAATGAATGTATTACGTGAAAAGTACATGGAACTCAAACGCATATGTAAATCACAAATTATGGAGATCAAAAAACTGAGAACAGAACGTGTTGCAACACTTAGGAAGTTGGATAATGATGCAGATCATACATTTACAGAAAATGAGgaattaattaagaaatacAAAAGTAGAATATCAGATCTTGAAAACAAACTGAAGATTGAAATCAAGAAAAATAGTAATTCGAAACAATTGAATTGTAGCGATACATCTTTTAG GTACTTTCAATCTCTGGTAGATACtcagaaaaaagaaatggaagaacTTCGTATAAAAGTTGAAGATCTTTGTACAAAACTTCTGATgcaagaagaaacaaaaatgaaCATCACCAAACAACTACATTATTGGCGTTACAAAGCTTCCTCTTTGGAG gtTCAAATGTATGCTGCGCAAGCAGAATTGAGATTAGATCTTATGAATGATGCAGAACATGAAGTTTCAAATGTACTTAAAGATCTCACACATAAGGCAGAACATGAAGATTCAAATGTACTCAAAGATCTTACACATAAGTATAATACTGGTGCAACAATTGATGAAAAACAATCCACTTCTAGtcaaaaaataaatagttCTGCTCATGCACTTCCATTAAATTATTCTCTTGAAATTGAGCATACTGGTTGTTTGGTTGAGAATCCAGAAGAATATAAAACCCACATACAATTAACAGACAAAGAAAATAGCAACAATACTAGCAGTGATATAGAAGTCAAGATTATTACACCAAAAAGATCATGCAAATTTGAGCATAACCAAAGTACTAATAACGATGAGAACAAACCTTTCCACGCTGTGGAGAATACAGCCATTAAGAAGAGTAAGGTCTCACCAAGCACAACAGAACATGAATATCCTGTTGTTTACATATCAACTAATTTCaatgattaa
- the LOC126863962 gene encoding protein Spindly isoform X1, translated as MFTQDSMNEGCNEEYMEDSEILNQSRSYNVLKAEYEKCRQENHDLKRKLRVNEAMLREVHEANEILEHSHDQQISEKKQYILKVDEKHRTLTKEYENTILNLETKLEQQAEEIEKLRQRADQCIKTECEAVIVDQFANLSFETDNISLKKRVDELLSILQEERKKYEYAEESIAELKSRCDHYEHYTRSIKEQLAEKDQTLEEIRAELSLKRTELESLQMDPTCKSRKGNSIFAEVEDRRQNVMNKMNVLREKYMELKRICKSQIMEIKKLRTERVATLRKLDNDADHTFTENEELIKKYKSRISDLENKLKIEIKKNSNSKQLNCSDTSFRYFQSLVDTQKKEMEELRIKVEDLCTKLLMQEETKMNITKQLHYWRYKASSLEVQMYAAQAELRLDLMNDAEHEVSNVLKDLTHKAEHEDSNVLKDLTHKYNTGATIDEKQSTSSQKINSSAHALPLNYSLEIEHTGCLVENPEEYKTHIQLTDKENSNNTSSDIEVKIITPKRSCKFEHNQSTNNDENKPFHAVENTAIKKSKVSPSTTEHEYPVVYISTNFND; from the exons ATGTTTACACAAGATTCAATGAATGAAGGGTGCAATGAAGAATATATGGAAGATTCTGAAATACTTAATCAGAGTCGTTCCTATAATGTATTAAAAGCTGAATACGAAAAATGCAGACAAGAAAATCATGATCTAAAACGAAAACTTCGAGTAAACGAAGCAATGCTACGAGAGGTTCATGAAGCAAATGAAATACTTGAACATTCTCATGATCAACAAATTTCCGAGaaaaaacaatatattttaaaagtcGACGAAAA ACATCGCACTCTCACGAAAGAGTATGAAAACACAATTTTGAATCTAGAAACGAAATTAGAGCAACAAGcggaagaaattgaaaaattacgacAACGTGCTGATCAATGTATAAAGACTGAATGCGAAGCTGTTATCGTAGATCAATTCGCAAATCTTTCTTTCGAAACAGACAATATCTCCCTAAAAAAACGCGTTGATGAACTTTTATCGATACtacaagaagaaagaaagaaatatgaatATGCGGAAGAATCGATCGCGGAATTAAAATCTCGATGCGACCATTATGAACATTATACACGA AGTATCAAAGAACAACTAGCGGAGAAAGATCAAACTTTGGAAGAAATTCGCGCAGAGCTTTCTTTGAAACGTACAGAACTGGAATCACTTCAAATGGATCCTACATGTAAATCACGCAAAG GCAATTCAATATTTGCTGAAGTGGAAGATCGTCGGCAGAATGTAATGAATAAAATGAATGTATTACGTGAAAAGTACATGGAACTCAAACGCATATGTAAATCACAAATTATGGAGATCAAAAAACTGAGAACAGAACGTGTTGCAACACTTAGGAAGTTGGATAATGATGCAGATCATACATTTACAGAAAATGAGgaattaattaagaaatacAAAAGTAGAATATCAGATCTTGAAAACAAACTGAAGATTGAAATCAAGAAAAATAGTAATTCGAAACAATTGAATTGTAGCGATACATCTTTTAG GTACTTTCAATCTCTGGTAGATACtcagaaaaaagaaatggaagaacTTCGTATAAAAGTTGAAGATCTTTGTACAAAACTTCTGATgcaagaagaaacaaaaatgaaCATCACCAAACAACTACATTATTGGCGTTACAAAGCTTCCTCTTTGGAG gtTCAAATGTATGCTGCGCAAGCAGAATTGAGATTAGATCTTATGAATGATGCAGAACATGAAGTTTCAAATGTACTTAAAGATCTCACACATAAGGCAGAACATGAAGATTCAAATGTACTCAAAGATCTTACACATAAGTATAATACTGGTGCAACAATTGATGAAAAACAATCCACTTCTAGtcaaaaaataaatagttCTGCTCATGCACTTCCATTAAATTATTCTCTTGAAATTGAGCATACTGGTTGTTTGGTTGAGAATCCAGAAGAATATAAAACCCACATACAATTAACAGACAAAGAAAATAGCAACAATACTAGCAGTGATATAGAAGTCAAGATTATTACACCAAAAAGATCATGCAAATTTGAGCATAACCAAAGTACTAATAACGATGAGAACAAACCTTTCCACGCTGTGGAGAATACAGCCATTAAGAAGAGTAAGGTCTCACCAAGCACAACAGAACATGAATATCCTGTTGTTTACATATCAACTAATTTCaatgattaa